The following proteins are co-located in the Hypomesus transpacificus isolate Combined female chromosome 23, fHypTra1, whole genome shotgun sequence genome:
- the tbc1d4 gene encoding TBC1 domain family member 4 isoform X5: MYQLSRLLHDYHRELYCHLEDHEISPSLYAAPWFLTLFASQFPLGFVARIFDILFVQGTEVIFKVALCLLSSHEGEIVECDNFETIVDYLKTTIPTLTHSQMEQTIAKVLEMDISKQLHAYEVEYHVLQDEMVDPATPHGDDSERLDRLEKTNTQLKKQNMELLEKLQAARQKIQSLETNVEGFLSRESKMKHVIRSMEQEKASYQKTIDRMKSCLPPDALGDVEMTSIRPGANGKAKPAAARP; the protein is encoded by the exons ATGTACCAGCTGTCCAGACTGCTGCACGACTACCACAGGGAGCTCTATTGCCACCTGGAGGACCATGAGATCAGCCCCAGTCTCTACGCCGCCCCCTGGTTCCTCACACTCTTCGCCTCCCAGTTCCCCCTCGGCTTTGTCGCACGCATCTTCg ACATACTGTTTGTCCAAGGCACAGAGGTCATCTTTAAAGTAGCCCTGTGTCTGCTCAGTAGCCACGAGGGAGAAATTGTGGAGTGTGACAACTTCGAAACCATTGTGGACTACCTGAAAACTACAATCCCCACTCTAACCCATAGCCAAATGGAGCAGACCATCGCTAAG GTACTGGAGATGGACATCTCTAAGCAGCTGCACGCGTACGAGGTGGAGTACCACGTCCTGCAGGACGAGATGGTGGACCCCGCGACCCCCCACGGAGACGACTCGGAGCGCTTGGACAGGCTGGAGAAGACCAACACACAGCTGAAGAAGCAGAACATGGAACTTCTGGAGAAACTCCAG GCCGCCAGACAGAAGATCCAAAGCCTGGAGACCAACGTGGAGGGCTTCCTCTCCCGGGAGAGCAAGATGAAGCATGTGATCCGCTCCATGGAGCAGGAGAAGGCGTCCTACCAGAAAACCATCGACAGGATGAAGTCCTGCCTGCCGCCGGACGCCCTGGGAGACGTCGAAATGACTTCCATCAGGCCAGGGGCAAACG